The Mustela erminea isolate mMusErm1 chromosome 18, mMusErm1.Pri, whole genome shotgun sequence genome has a window encoding:
- the CRHR1 gene encoding corticotropin-releasing factor receptor 1 isoform X1: MGRHPQLRLVKALLLLGLNPISASFQDQHCESLSLVSNVSGLQCNASVDLIGTCWPRSPAGQLVVRPCPAYFYGVRYNTTNNGYRECLANGSWAARVNYSECQEILSGEKKSKVHYHVAVIINYLGHCISLVALLVAFVLFLRLRSIRCLRNIIHWNLISAFILRNATWFVVQLTMSPEVHQSNVGWCRLVTAAYNYFHVTNFFWMFGEGCYLHTAIVLTYSTDRLRKWMFICIGWGVPFPIIVAWAIGKLYYDNEKCWFGKRPGVYTDYIYQGPMILVLLINFIFLFNIVRILMTKLRASTTSETIQYRASLCLYSTVSSTVRSAPPSGRGGAGGRTSTRSAPAWPAPCPSPPPRPGSASTASSSPRRSELEGQRLEDALQAPPAALPVEGTGPFSHSVSPEAADTDSLGDTPPPRPRQSGSSRPVRAATVWAPR, translated from the exons GACTGCAGTGCAATGCTTCCGTGGACCTCATTGGTACCTGCTGGCCCCGGAGCCCGGCGGGGCAGCTGGTGGTTCGACCCTGCCCCGCCTATTTCTACGGTGTCCGCTACAACACCACAA ACAACGGCTACAGGGAGTGCCTGGCCAATGGCAGCTGGGCCGCCCGCGTGAACTACTCCGAGTGCCAGGAGATCCTCAGTGGGGAG aaGAAGAGCAAGGTACACTACCATGTTGCCGTCATCATCAACTACCTGGGCCACTGCATCTCGCTGGTGGCCCTCCTGGTGGCCTTTGTCCTCTTTCTGCGGCTTAG gaGCATCCGATGCCTGAGGAACATCATCCACTGGAACTTGATCTCCGCCTTCATCCTGCGCAACGCCACGTGGTTTGTGGTCCAGCTCACCATGAGCCCCGAGGTCCACCAGAGCAACGTG GGCTGGTGCAGGTTGGTGACCGCTGCCTACAACTACTTCCACGTGACCAACTTCTTCTGGATGTTCGGGGAGGGCTGCTACCTGCACACGGCCATCGTGCTCACCTACTCCACCGACCGGCTGCGCAAGTGGATGTTCATCTGCATCGGCTGGG GTGTGCCTTTCCCCATCATTGTGGCCTGGGCCATCGGGAAGCTGTACTATGACAACGAGAA GTGCTGGTTTGGCAAAAGGCCAGGGGTATACACTGACTACATCTACCAGGGCCCCATGATCTTGGTCCTGCTG AtcaattttatcttccttttcaaCATCGTCCGCATTCTCATGACCAAACTCCGGGCGTCCACCACATCTGAGACCATTCAGTACAG GGCTTCTTTGTGTCTGTATTCTACTGTTTCCTCAACAGTGAG GTCCGCTCCGCCATCCGGAAGAGGTGGCGCCGGTGGCAGGACAAGCACTCGATCCGCGCCCGCGTGGCCCGCGCCATGTCCATCCCCACCTCCCCGACCCGGGTCAGCTTCCACAGCATCAAGCAGTCCACGGCGGTCTGAGCTGGAGGGCCAGCGTCTGGAAGATGCTCTCCAGGCTCCGCCAGCTGCCCTGCCTGTGGAGGGGACCGGCCCCTTCTCACACTCTGTATCCCCAGAAGCCGCTGACACCGACAGCCTGGGGGACACGCCCCCTCCCCGACCCCGGCAGAGCGGGAGTTCCAGGCCTGTGAGAGCAGCCACGGTCTGGGCCCCGAGATGA
- the CRHR1 gene encoding corticotropin-releasing factor receptor 1 isoform X2, which produces MGRHPQLRLVKALLLLGLNPISASFQDQHCESLSLVSNVSGLQCNASVDLIGTCWPRSPAGQLVVRPCPAYFYGVRYNTTNNGYRECLANGSWAARVNYSECQEILSGEKKSKVHYHVAVIINYLGHCISLVALLVAFVLFLRLRSIRCLRNIIHWNLISAFILRNATWFVVQLTMSPEVHQSNVGWCRLVTAAYNYFHVTNFFWMFGEGCYLHTAIVLTYSTDRLRKWMFICIGWGVPFPIIVAWAIGKLYYDNEKCWFGKRPGVYTDYIYQGPMILVLLINFIFLFNIVRILMTKLRASTTSETIQYRKAVKATLVLLPLLGITYMLFFVNPGEDEVSRVVFIYFNSFLESFQGFFVSVFYCFLNSEVRSAIRKRWRRWQDKHSIRARVARAMSIPTSPTRVSFHSIKQSTAV; this is translated from the exons GACTGCAGTGCAATGCTTCCGTGGACCTCATTGGTACCTGCTGGCCCCGGAGCCCGGCGGGGCAGCTGGTGGTTCGACCCTGCCCCGCCTATTTCTACGGTGTCCGCTACAACACCACAA ACAACGGCTACAGGGAGTGCCTGGCCAATGGCAGCTGGGCCGCCCGCGTGAACTACTCCGAGTGCCAGGAGATCCTCAGTGGGGAG aaGAAGAGCAAGGTACACTACCATGTTGCCGTCATCATCAACTACCTGGGCCACTGCATCTCGCTGGTGGCCCTCCTGGTGGCCTTTGTCCTCTTTCTGCGGCTTAG gaGCATCCGATGCCTGAGGAACATCATCCACTGGAACTTGATCTCCGCCTTCATCCTGCGCAACGCCACGTGGTTTGTGGTCCAGCTCACCATGAGCCCCGAGGTCCACCAGAGCAACGTG GGCTGGTGCAGGTTGGTGACCGCTGCCTACAACTACTTCCACGTGACCAACTTCTTCTGGATGTTCGGGGAGGGCTGCTACCTGCACACGGCCATCGTGCTCACCTACTCCACCGACCGGCTGCGCAAGTGGATGTTCATCTGCATCGGCTGGG GTGTGCCTTTCCCCATCATTGTGGCCTGGGCCATCGGGAAGCTGTACTATGACAACGAGAA GTGCTGGTTTGGCAAAAGGCCAGGGGTATACACTGACTACATCTACCAGGGCCCCATGATCTTGGTCCTGCTG AtcaattttatcttccttttcaaCATCGTCCGCATTCTCATGACCAAACTCCGGGCGTCCACCACATCTGAGACCATTCAGTACAG gaAGGCTGTGAAGGCCACTCTGgtgctccttcccctcctgggCATCACGTACATGCTGTTCTTCGTGAACCCCGGGGAGGACGAGGTCTCCCGGGTCGTCTTCATCTACTTCAACTCCTTCCTGGAATCCTTCCAG GGCTTCTTTGTGTCTGTATTCTACTGTTTCCTCAACAGTGAG GTCCGCTCCGCCATCCGGAAGAGGTGGCGCCGGTGGCAGGACAAGCACTCGATCCGCGCCCGCGTGGCCCGCGCCATGTCCATCCCCACCTCCCCGACCCGGGTCAGCTTCCACAGCATCAAGCAGTCCACGGCGGTCTGA
- the CRHR1 gene encoding corticotropin-releasing factor receptor 1 isoform X3, translating to MGRHPQLRLVKALLLLGLNPISASFQDQHCESLSLVSNVSGLQCNASVDLIGTCWPRSPAGQLVVRPCPAYFYGVRYNTTNNGYRECLANGSWAARVNYSECQEILSGEKKSKVHYHVAVIINYLGHCISLVALLVAFVLFLRLRSIRCLRNIIHWNLISAFILRNATWFVVQLTMSPEVHQSNVGWCRLVTAAYNYFHVTNFFWMFGEGCYLHTAIVLTYSTDRLRKWMFICIGWGVPFPIIVAWAIGKLYYDNEKCWFGKRPGVYTDYIYQGPMILVLLINFIFLFNIVRILMTKLRASTTSETIQYRKAVKATLVLLPLLGITYMLFFVNPGEDEVSRVVFIYFNSFLESFQVRSAIRKRWRRWQDKHSIRARVARAMSIPTSPTRVSFHSIKQSTAV from the exons GACTGCAGTGCAATGCTTCCGTGGACCTCATTGGTACCTGCTGGCCCCGGAGCCCGGCGGGGCAGCTGGTGGTTCGACCCTGCCCCGCCTATTTCTACGGTGTCCGCTACAACACCACAA ACAACGGCTACAGGGAGTGCCTGGCCAATGGCAGCTGGGCCGCCCGCGTGAACTACTCCGAGTGCCAGGAGATCCTCAGTGGGGAG aaGAAGAGCAAGGTACACTACCATGTTGCCGTCATCATCAACTACCTGGGCCACTGCATCTCGCTGGTGGCCCTCCTGGTGGCCTTTGTCCTCTTTCTGCGGCTTAG gaGCATCCGATGCCTGAGGAACATCATCCACTGGAACTTGATCTCCGCCTTCATCCTGCGCAACGCCACGTGGTTTGTGGTCCAGCTCACCATGAGCCCCGAGGTCCACCAGAGCAACGTG GGCTGGTGCAGGTTGGTGACCGCTGCCTACAACTACTTCCACGTGACCAACTTCTTCTGGATGTTCGGGGAGGGCTGCTACCTGCACACGGCCATCGTGCTCACCTACTCCACCGACCGGCTGCGCAAGTGGATGTTCATCTGCATCGGCTGGG GTGTGCCTTTCCCCATCATTGTGGCCTGGGCCATCGGGAAGCTGTACTATGACAACGAGAA GTGCTGGTTTGGCAAAAGGCCAGGGGTATACACTGACTACATCTACCAGGGCCCCATGATCTTGGTCCTGCTG AtcaattttatcttccttttcaaCATCGTCCGCATTCTCATGACCAAACTCCGGGCGTCCACCACATCTGAGACCATTCAGTACAG gaAGGCTGTGAAGGCCACTCTGgtgctccttcccctcctgggCATCACGTACATGCTGTTCTTCGTGAACCCCGGGGAGGACGAGGTCTCCCGGGTCGTCTTCATCTACTTCAACTCCTTCCTGGAATCCTTCCAG GTCCGCTCCGCCATCCGGAAGAGGTGGCGCCGGTGGCAGGACAAGCACTCGATCCGCGCCCGCGTGGCCCGCGCCATGTCCATCCCCACCTCCCCGACCCGGGTCAGCTTCCACAGCATCAAGCAGTCCACGGCGGTCTGA